In a genomic window of Platichthys flesus chromosome 24, fPlaFle2.1, whole genome shotgun sequence:
- the naa38 gene encoding N-alpha-acetyltransferase 38, NatC auxiliary subunit, with the protein MASMMEENGPSSHEQPGMSSSYQARHKLEGLLNKNMKIRMTDGRTLVGLFLCTDRDCNVILGSAQEFLKSTDTFSQGEPRVLGLAMIPGHHVVSIEVEADSLEDTDGFGVNH; encoded by the exons ATGGCGTCAATGATGGAGGAGAACGGTCCTTCCAGTCAC GAGCAGCCTGGAATGTCCTCGTCCTACCAGGCCAGGCACAAGCTGGAGGGGCTCCTGAACAAGAACATGAAGATCCGCATGACAGACGGACGCACCCTGGTGGGACTCTTCCTCTGCACGGACCGGGACTGCAACGTCATCCTGGGCTCGGCGCAGGAGTTTCTCAAGTCCACAG ACACGTTCTCCCAGGGTGAACCCAGAGTCCTGGGCCTAGCCATGATCCCCGGGCACCACGTGGTTTCCATCGAGGTTGAGGCCGACAGTCTGGAGGACACAGACGGATTTGGGGTGAACCACTGA
- the dnajc3b gene encoding dnaJ homolog subfamily C member 3b, whose amino-acid sequence MESCGRAGLSGVLCSLSLLCVILDIQLDGVLGATQVEIEHHLEMGRKLLAAGQLAEALSHYHSAVEGDSKNYLTYYKRAAVFLALGKSKSALPDLTRAIQLKPDFLAARLQRGNILLKQGSTQEALEDFEAVLQRSPDHEEAHIQFQNANELEELQEAAQAAYHQGDYNAAINELERVIELSPWDPESRELRAECYIRMGEPQKAIQDLTPTVRLRNDNRAAFLKLSLLHYSLGEHHDSLNHIRECLRLDQDDKECFSHYKQVKKLSKQLDAAEELIHMERYQEAIDKYESVMKTEPNIVYYTNLAKERICFCLVKIKLAPEAIDACSEAHQRTPRNTNVLRDRAEAFILNQDYEKAVEDYQEAREFDSESNEIREGLERAQKLLKLSRKRDYYKILGVSRSANKQEIIKAYRKLAQQWHPDNFQLETEKKEAEKRFIEIASAKEVLTDPEMRQKFDAGEDPLDPETQQGGGGQQNWPFHFNPFDSGGSYSFKFQYN is encoded by the exons ATGGAGTCGTGTGGCCGGGCCGGACTCAGCGGGGTCCTGTGCTCcctgtctctgctgtgtgtcaTCCTGGACATCCAGTTGGACG GTGTCTTGGGGGCGACTCAAGTTGAGATCGAGCACCACTTGGAAATGGGCCGCAAACTTTTGGCAGCCGGTCAGCTGGCTGAGGCCTTGTCCCACTACCACTCTGCTGTGG AGGGAGACTCTAAGAATTACCTGACCTACTACAAGCGAGCTGCGGTTTTCCTGGCGCTGGGAAAATCCAAATCCGCCCTGCCCGACCTGACCAGAGCCATCCAGCTCAAGCCGGACTTTTTGGCT GCCAGGTTGCAGAGAGGGAATATCCTGTTAAAGCAAGGCAGCACACAGGAGGCCTTGGAGGACTTTGAAGCAGTG CTGCAGCGCTCTCCAGACCATGAAGAAGCTCACATCCAGTTCCAGAACGCCaacgagctggaggagctgcaggaggccgcGCAAGCTGCGTACCACCAAGGAGACTACAACGCTGCCATCAACGAGCTGGAGAGAGTCATTGAG TTATCTCCCTGGGATCCTGAGTCCCGGGAGCTTCGCGCAGAATGCTATATCCGAATGGGGGAGCCACAGAAAGCCATCCAGGATCTGACGCCCACAGTGAGGCTGCGCAACGACAACCGCGCTGCCTTCCTGAAGCTCAGTTTGCTCCACTACAGCCTCGGAGAGCACCACGACTCTCTCAA TCACATCCGAGAGTGTCTCAGGCTCGACCAGGATGACAAGGAGTGTTTCAGCCACTACAAGCAGGTGAAGAAACTCAGCAAACAGCTGGACGCAGCAGAGGAGCTCATTCACATGGAAAG GTATCAGGAGGCCATTGATAAATATGAGTCGGTGATGAAAACGGAACCTAACATTGTTTACTACACCAACCTGGCCAAAGAGAGGATCTGCTTCTGTCTCGtcaag ATCAAGTTGGCTCCGGAGGCGATAGACGCATGTTCAGAAGCCCATCAGAGAACCCCCCGCAACACAAACGTCCTCCGAGACCGAGCGGAGGCGTTCATCCTCAACCAGGACTACGAGAAAG CGGTGGAGGACTACCAGGAGGCCAGAGAGTTCGATAGCGAAAGCAACGAAATCAGAGAAGGGCTGGAACGAGCACAGAAGCTGCTCAAACTCTCTCGGAAGCGAGACTACTACAAGATCCTCGGTGTCAGCAG GAGTGCCAATAAGCAGGAGATCATCAAGGCGTACAGGAAGCTGGCACAGCAGTGGCATCCAGACAACTTCCAGCTAGAGACCGAGAAGAAGGAGGCGGAGAAGAGATTCATCGAGATTGCATCAGCGAAAGAGGTTCTAACCGACCCAG AAATGAGGCAGAAGTTTGACGCTGGCGAGGATCCACTGGACCCAGAAACCCAGCAGGGTGGTGGGGGACAACAGAACTGGCCTTTCCACTTCAACCCGTTTGATTCTGGGGGCAGCTACAGCTTCAAGTTCCAGTACAACTAG
- the cldn15a gene encoding claudin-15a has protein sequence MDPIVEVVALVLGFIGWAMVGIALPNRYWRTSTVDGNVITTSTIYENLWMSCATDSTGVHNCREFPSLLALSGYIQASRALMITSIAFGTIALFLALVGVQCSKAGGENYVLKGRIAGTAGAMFILQGLCTMVAVSWYAFNITQEFFDPFYPGIRYEIGEGLYIGWCSAVLAIAGGVCLTCSCKLGKEEQYPLPYQTRGTVYSGTAQDRSVAASTYGRNVYV, from the exons ATGGATCCCATCGTGGAAGTGGTGGCCCTGGTCCTGGGGTTCATTGGGTGGGCGATGGTGGGGATAGCCCTGCCCAACCGTTACTGGAGGACCTCCACCGTGGACGGGAACGTCATCACCACATCCACCATCTATGAAAACCTGTGGATGTCCTGTGCGACGGACTCGACCGGGGTGCACAACTGCAGGGAGTTCCCTTCTCTGCTCGCTTTAAGTG GTTACATCCAGGCGTCTCGAGCCCTGATGATCACGTCCATAGCGTTTGGCACCATTGCACTGTTTCTTGCCCTGGTTGGAGTACAGTGCTCCAAGGCAGGAGGGGAGAACTATGTCCTGAAGGGGAGGATCGCTGGCACTGCAGGGGCCATGTTCATACTCCAAG GTTTGTGTACGATGGTCGCGGTGTCCTGGTACGCCTTCAATATCACTCAGGAATTCTTCGACCCGTTCTACCCTGGGATAAG GTATGAAATAGGAGAGGGGCTTTACATCGGCTGGTGCTCGGCTGTGCTCGCCATCGCAGGAGGGGTCTGTCTCACCTGCTCCTGCAAACTGGGAAAGGAGGAGCAATA CCCTTTGCCATATCAGACCAGAGGAACCGTTTACTCTGGAACTGCTCAGGACAGAAGTGTGGCTGCCAGCACTTACGGCCGAAATGTTTACGTTTGA